Proteins found in one Candidatus Krumholzibacteriia bacterium genomic segment:
- a CDS encoding phosphate ABC transporter substrate-binding protein: protein MRGEWLARWLGAGLALGIAGGLGACGGGGGEKAPESGTAVTATIQVKGSDTMVNVAQAWAEEYKKVAPHVDVEVSGGGSGVGIAALEKGAVDIANSSRNMKPEEIEQAQRNTGKLPKEFIVGYDALAVYVHKENPIEEITLEQLAQIFAEDGTVTRWSELGITLPGVTDDEIVRVSRQSSSGTYEFFREHVLQKKDFKLGSRDMNGSKEVVELVASTKTAIGYSGMGYATPAVKMLRLAAASGAASVAPTVAATLDKTYPLARSLQVYTLGEPEGEIKRYIDWILSPAGQKIVETSGYVPVPAVAGTQ from the coding sequence ATGAGAGGGGAATGGTTGGCGCGCTGGCTGGGCGCGGGCCTCGCGCTCGGCATCGCCGGCGGGCTTGGCGCCTGCGGCGGTGGCGGCGGGGAGAAGGCCCCGGAGAGCGGCACCGCCGTGACGGCGACGATCCAGGTGAAGGGCTCGGACACCATGGTCAATGTCGCTCAGGCATGGGCGGAGGAGTACAAGAAGGTGGCCCCGCACGTGGACGTCGAGGTTTCCGGCGGTGGTTCGGGCGTAGGGATCGCGGCTCTCGAGAAAGGGGCGGTGGACATCGCCAACTCCAGCCGCAACATGAAACCGGAAGAGATCGAACAGGCGCAGCGGAACACCGGCAAGCTCCCCAAGGAGTTCATCGTCGGCTACGACGCCCTTGCTGTCTACGTGCACAAGGAGAACCCCATCGAGGAGATCACGCTGGAGCAGTTGGCCCAGATCTTCGCCGAAGACGGCACCGTCACCCGCTGGTCTGAGCTCGGCATCACCCTTCCCGGGGTGACGGACGACGAGATCGTCCGCGTCAGCCGGCAGTCCAGCTCGGGCACCTACGAGTTCTTCCGCGAGCACGTGCTGCAGAAGAAAGACTTCAAGCTCGGCTCCCGAGACATGAATGGCTCCAAGGAAGTCGTCGAGCTCGTCGCCAGCACGAAGACTGCCATCGGTTACAGCGGCATGGGGTACGCCACGCCGGCGGTGAAGATGCTGCGGCTCGCCGCAGCTTCCGGGGCAGCGTCCGTGGCGCCCACCGTGGCGGCGACGCTGGACAAGACCTATCCCCTGGCGCGTTCGCTACAGGTGTACACGCTCGGCGAGCCCGAGGGGGAGATCAAGCGCTACATCGACTGGATCCTCTCGCCGGCGGGGCAGAAGATCGTCGAGACCAGCGGTTACGTCCCCGTGCCTGCCGTGGCCGGGACGCAGTGA
- the phoU gene encoding phosphate signaling complex protein PhoU produces the protein MAGHLEAALQQDLEQIRSKIVEMGALAEKAVRASIRAVLDRDRQAAFAVILRDRYIDEAEKQLDRLCLGFLVRHQPAARLLRFAYASIKINLELERVGDYAEAIAREALRLSQIESPLPFDRLEQIAALAEPMLHDAIQSFVNQDPELASKTIEADETVDLVRDKLITDLTSAFRDGQLPFEALYPLIMVIRRLERVSDQARNIGMETLYLCTGEIAKHPGSGVLRVLFVDERSSSRSALAAAIGSARDEAGFVFSSAALDPLPLPPSATAFMAAKGLDGPRAAPRALLQLDNLEQQDVIVLLAPEAKRAFPRRPRKAVLLEWSVEDPSLVAGSEADVRSAYERAYTYLETQIRDLVLAIRGSGKM, from the coding sequence ATGGCGGGGCATCTCGAGGCGGCGCTCCAGCAGGACCTGGAGCAGATCCGCAGCAAGATCGTCGAGATGGGAGCTCTGGCGGAGAAGGCGGTCCGGGCCAGCATCCGCGCCGTCCTCGACCGGGATCGCCAGGCCGCCTTCGCGGTCATTCTCCGGGATCGCTACATCGACGAGGCGGAAAAGCAGCTCGACCGTCTGTGTCTCGGCTTCCTCGTCCGCCACCAGCCGGCGGCGCGGCTGCTGCGCTTCGCCTACGCCAGCATCAAGATCAACCTCGAGCTCGAGCGGGTCGGCGACTATGCCGAGGCCATCGCGCGGGAAGCGCTACGTCTCAGCCAGATCGAATCGCCGCTGCCCTTCGATCGGCTGGAACAGATCGCCGCCCTCGCCGAACCGATGCTGCACGACGCCATCCAGTCCTTCGTGAATCAGGATCCGGAGCTGGCGAGCAAGACCATCGAGGCCGACGAGACCGTGGATCTGGTGCGCGACAAGCTGATCACCGATCTCACCAGCGCCTTCCGGGACGGACAGCTGCCCTTCGAGGCCCTCTACCCCCTGATCATGGTGATCCGCCGTCTCGAGCGCGTTTCCGATCAGGCCCGTAACATCGGCATGGAAACGCTGTACCTGTGCACCGGCGAGATCGCCAAGCATCCGGGCTCGGGGGTCCTGCGCGTGCTCTTCGTGGACGAGCGCAGCTCGAGCCGCAGCGCTCTGGCTGCGGCCATCGGCAGCGCCCGCGACGAGGCGGGCTTCGTGTTCAGCAGCGCCGCCCTCGATCCGCTGCCGCTGCCGCCGAGCGCCACCGCTTTCATGGCCGCGAAGGGTCTCGACGGTCCCCGGGCGGCACCCAGGGCACTGCTCCAGCTCGACAACCTGGAGCAGCAAGACGTGATCGTCCTGCTGGCCCCCGAGGCCAAGCGCGCCTTCCCGCGCCGGCCACGCAAGGCCGTGCTTCTCGAGTGGTCGGTCGAGGACCCGAGCCTCGTCGCCGGGAGCGAAGCGGACGTGCGCTCCGCCTACGAGAGGGCCTACACATACCTGGAGACCCAGATCCGCGATCTCGTCTTGGCAATTCGTGGCAGCGGCAAGATGTGA
- a CDS encoding energy transducer TonB, producing MSISRKAKRFLRGLAGFVALAGLVLLLRPEDRPPQNAPPALPPSRPAPLQAPVIPDLQLTENITLRLQPQVDLPPEPPPVPPETPAAPAAAPAPPPESEAPPESPAPPPDSSGTPALAALVPEATTPEQPEPAPSNQPLELCLRPRIYKHPSVPEKVIRKRKIEDSVLLQSRVGSDGRVHEVRVLRGIPNCDECTQSAVEAAEHFVYDAPVETGEVWTTPFEFLFSYKYKR from the coding sequence ATGTCCATTTCGAGGAAAGCGAAGCGGTTCCTGCGCGGGCTCGCGGGCTTTGTTGCACTCGCTGGCCTCGTTCTCCTCCTCCGCCCCGAGGACCGGCCCCCGCAAAACGCGCCCCCGGCGCTACCGCCGAGTCGCCCGGCTCCGCTCCAGGCCCCGGTGATCCCGGACCTGCAGCTCACGGAGAACATCACCTTGCGCTTGCAACCGCAGGTGGATCTTCCGCCTGAACCCCCGCCCGTGCCGCCGGAGACACCTGCCGCGCCTGCCGCGGCTCCGGCGCCACCACCGGAATCCGAGGCCCCGCCGGAGTCGCCGGCGCCGCCACCGGACTCGTCCGGCACCCCCGCTCTCGCCGCTCTGGTGCCGGAGGCGACCACGCCGGAGCAGCCAGAGCCTGCGCCGAGCAACCAGCCCCTGGAGCTTTGTCTGCGCCCGCGGATCTACAAGCACCCGAGCGTGCCGGAAAAGGTGATCCGCAAGCGCAAGATCGAGGATTCGGTGCTGTTGCAGTCGCGGGTGGGTAGCGATGGACGGGTGCACGAGGTGCGGGTGCTACGCGGCATCCCCAACTGCGACGAGTGCACCCAGAGCGCCGTCGAGGCGGCGGAGCACTTCGTCTACGACGCCCCGGTGGAAACCGGTGAGGTGTGGACCACGCCCTTCGAGTTCCTCTTCAGTTACAAATACAAACGCTAG
- a CDS encoding phosphate ABC transporter ATP-binding protein: MSEPLRCIEVEDLRLSYAGKEVLHGISFDIRRHEIFGIIGPAQSGKSSLLRCFNRTIDFVPGAKVSGRIRLEGEDIRHVKDVFGLRRRIGMVAPLPVGLPLSIYDNVAFAPRAAGLRAKSHLDDLVERCLRQAALWDEVKDRLGSLGTALSGGQQQRLTIARALSHQPEILCLDEFSIAIDPVTTMRIEDVLKELRRDITIVLVTNLVQQARRLADRTLFLWKGEIVEVDRTGVIFSDTPRERRTYEYVRGIFG, encoded by the coding sequence GTGAGCGAACCCCTGCGCTGCATCGAGGTCGAGGATCTGCGCCTGTCCTACGCCGGCAAGGAGGTGCTCCACGGCATTAGCTTCGACATCCGCCGCCACGAGATCTTCGGCATCATTGGTCCCGCCCAATCGGGCAAGTCCTCGCTGCTGCGATGCTTCAACCGCACCATCGACTTCGTGCCGGGGGCCAAGGTCTCTGGCCGCATCCGCCTGGAAGGCGAGGACATCCGGCACGTCAAGGACGTCTTCGGTTTGCGGCGGCGGATCGGCATGGTGGCCCCGCTTCCCGTGGGGCTGCCGCTGTCCATCTACGACAATGTCGCCTTCGCACCCCGGGCCGCCGGGCTCAGGGCCAAGAGCCATCTGGACGACCTCGTGGAGCGCTGTCTGCGGCAGGCGGCGCTGTGGGACGAGGTGAAGGACCGGCTCGGCAGCCTGGGGACGGCGCTCTCCGGCGGCCAGCAACAACGGCTCACCATCGCCCGGGCACTGTCGCACCAGCCGGAGATCCTCTGCCTCGACGAGTTCTCCATCGCCATCGATCCGGTGACGACGATGCGCATCGAGGACGTGCTCAAGGAGCTGCGGCGCGACATCACCATCGTCCTCGTCACCAACCTGGTGCAGCAGGCGCGCCGGCTGGCGGATCGCACCCTCTTCCTGTGGAAGGGGGAGATCGTCGAGGTGGACCGCACCGGGGTGATCTTCTCCGACACGCCGCGGGAACGCCGCACTTACGAGTACGTGAGGGGGATCTTCGGATGA
- a CDS encoding phosphate ABC transporter ATP-binding protein, with translation MSPTGEFSIVTRELNLWYGTFQALYDVSISLRHRLITGLIGPSGCGKTTLLRCFNRVNERYSYVRTTGSIDILGQDIYAREVSLVELRRAVGMVFQRPNPLPLSVYENVVFGLRLHRPRRDFSRGDLDAAVEMALTDVGLWRDLKDRLHVRATGLQLEQQQKLCIARLIPLKPDVILMDEPCSALDVEGTRAIEELMLALKEHYTLVVVTHNMAQARRVSDECVFMLLGKVVEHDRTQDLFLSPKDPRTAEYIEGRYG, from the coding sequence ATGAGCCCGACGGGCGAGTTCTCCATCGTCACCCGTGAGCTCAATCTCTGGTACGGCACGTTCCAGGCCCTCTACGACGTCTCCATCAGCCTCCGGCACCGGCTCATCACCGGCCTCATCGGCCCCTCGGGGTGCGGGAAGACGACGCTGCTCCGCTGCTTCAACCGGGTGAACGAACGTTACAGCTACGTGCGCACCACCGGGTCCATCGACATCCTGGGGCAGGACATCTACGCTCGGGAAGTTTCCCTCGTCGAGCTGCGCCGGGCCGTCGGCATGGTCTTCCAGCGCCCCAACCCGTTGCCGCTCTCGGTGTACGAGAACGTCGTCTTCGGCCTGCGCCTGCACCGGCCACGGCGCGACTTCAGCCGCGGCGACCTGGACGCTGCCGTGGAGATGGCGCTCACCGACGTGGGCCTGTGGCGGGACCTCAAGGATCGGCTGCATGTCCGGGCCACGGGCTTGCAGCTCGAGCAACAGCAGAAGCTCTGCATCGCCCGGCTCATCCCGCTCAAGCCCGACGTCATCCTCATGGACGAGCCCTGCTCCGCCCTCGACGTCGAGGGCACCCGAGCCATCGAGGAGCTCATGCTCGCCCTTAAGGAGCACTACACGCTCGTCGTCGTCACCCACAACATGGCGCAAGCGCGCCGGGTGAGCGACGAGTGCGTCTTCATGCTCCTCGGCAAGGTCGTCGAGCACGACCGCACCCAAGACCTCTTCCTGAGCCCGAAGGACCCCAGGACCGCCGAGTACATCGAGGGCCGCTACGGTTGA
- the pstC gene encoding phosphate ABC transporter permease subunit PstC: MTESVGSPPGNDEPGGVPAGPGRLRTSSAAAGGLPGRPLWAVLGERALEVLIRLCGVSAIVFVLAIFFFVFREAAPVLVSDRFSPLQFLGSVEWYPTSVSNVRYGILGLIVGTACVSGLAVLIAVPFSLGAAIFVSEFCGPRLRETLKIVIELLAAIPSVVWGFIGLTVTSRIIVDLTGAPVGVNVLNGGVILALMCIPIITSIAEDALKAVPDTFREAAYAQGATRWQTVYRVLLPAAKNGLLAAVLLGVGRAVGETMAVLMSTGHAIHIPHGLLDSVRTLTANIAAELGEAPAQSEHYRVLFLTGVLLFVITFVINLTADLVVRGVRRER, from the coding sequence GTGACAGAGAGCGTCGGCTCGCCTCCCGGCAACGACGAACCGGGTGGCGTCCCGGCGGGGCCGGGCAGGCTTCGAACCTCGAGCGCCGCAGCGGGCGGCCTGCCGGGGCGTCCGCTCTGGGCCGTGCTCGGCGAGCGGGCTCTGGAGGTGCTGATCCGCCTCTGCGGCGTGAGCGCCATCGTTTTCGTGCTCGCGATCTTCTTCTTCGTCTTCCGTGAAGCAGCGCCCGTCCTGGTGAGCGATCGCTTCTCCCCGCTGCAGTTCCTGGGCAGCGTGGAGTGGTACCCGACCTCGGTTTCCAACGTCCGTTACGGGATCCTGGGGTTGATCGTGGGCACCGCCTGTGTCAGCGGTCTCGCGGTCCTGATCGCGGTCCCATTCAGCCTGGGGGCCGCCATCTTCGTTTCCGAGTTCTGCGGGCCGAGACTGCGTGAGACGCTCAAGATCGTGATCGAGCTCCTGGCCGCGATCCCGAGCGTGGTGTGGGGGTTCATCGGCCTGACGGTGACGAGCCGGATCATCGTCGACCTGACCGGAGCACCGGTCGGGGTCAACGTCCTGAACGGCGGTGTGATCCTGGCGCTGATGTGCATTCCCATCATCACCTCGATCGCGGAGGATGCGCTGAAGGCGGTACCGGACACCTTCCGCGAGGCTGCTTACGCCCAGGGCGCGACGCGCTGGCAGACGGTCTACCGTGTGCTCCTTCCCGCGGCGAAGAATGGTCTTCTGGCTGCCGTCCTCCTCGGCGTCGGCCGTGCTGTCGGCGAAACCATGGCGGTGCTCATGTCCACCGGCCACGCCATACACATCCCCCATGGACTCCTGGACTCGGTCCGTACCCTCACTGCCAACATCGCCGCCGAGCTCGGCGAAGCGCCGGCCCAGTCGGAACACTACCGCGTTCTGTTCCTCACCGGCGTACTCCTGTTCGTCATCACCTTCGTCATCAACCTCACCGCGGACCTCGTCGTGCGCGGCGTGCGCCGGGAGCGGTGA
- the pstA gene encoding phosphate ABC transporter permease PstA gives MTDVALVRFAETPFTRSKRRTESMVRLGLAAMATAIILPLVALVFYLVLKAWPSLSLEFLLDVPRRGMTEGGIWPALVGTVYLVLGALAISAPVGVMAAIYMNEYAKDNWFHRTINMAVINLAGVPSIVHALFGLGAFVYAAHLGYSILAAALTLAIMTMPVIITSTREALNAVPKAFREACWNVGATRWQTTRGVVLPNSVSGILTGVILEVSRTAGETAPIMFTGAVFFKAVQRGDLFPYSPTDQCMALSMHLYTVSTQVPDVPESLPFATAVVLLGTVLAVNALSIALRLWLRGRKKW, from the coding sequence ATGACCGACGTCGCCTTGGTACGCTTCGCCGAGACACCCTTCACCCGCAGCAAGCGGCGCACCGAGAGCATGGTGCGCCTGGGGCTGGCGGCCATGGCCACGGCGATCATCCTGCCGCTGGTGGCCCTCGTCTTCTACCTGGTGCTCAAGGCGTGGCCGTCGCTGTCCCTCGAGTTCTTGCTCGATGTGCCGCGGCGGGGCATGACTGAAGGCGGCATCTGGCCGGCCCTGGTGGGCACGGTCTACCTCGTGCTCGGCGCCCTGGCCATTTCCGCGCCGGTGGGCGTGATGGCGGCGATCTACATGAACGAGTACGCCAAAGACAACTGGTTCCACCGCACCATCAATATGGCCGTGATCAACCTGGCGGGAGTGCCGAGCATCGTCCATGCGCTGTTTGGCCTGGGGGCCTTCGTCTATGCCGCACATCTGGGCTACTCGATCCTCGCCGCTGCACTCACTCTCGCCATCATGACCATGCCGGTGATCATCACCTCGACCCGCGAGGCGCTCAATGCGGTGCCGAAGGCTTTCCGTGAGGCCTGCTGGAACGTGGGGGCGACGCGCTGGCAGACCACCCGGGGAGTCGTGCTGCCGAACTCGGTCTCGGGCATCCTCACCGGCGTCATCCTCGAGGTCAGCCGCACGGCGGGGGAGACAGCGCCGATCATGTTCACCGGCGCCGTGTTCTTCAAGGCCGTGCAGCGGGGCGATTTGTTCCCGTACTCGCCCACGGATCAGTGCATGGCACTTTCCATGCATCTCTACACCGTTTCCACCCAGGTGCCGGACGTGCCCGAGTCGTTGCCCTTCGCCACCGCCGTGGTGCTGCTCGGCACCGTGCTCGCCGTCAACGCCCTGTCGATCGCGTTGCGGCTCTGGTTGCGCGGTCGCAAGAAATGGTGA